The following DNA comes from Photobacterium sp. DA100.
ACTTATCCCACCACTGGGCCAGCTCGGCAATGTCCTCGCTCTCGAAGTTGGCTCGCATTTCCAGGAAGTCGAAGGCGGCCCGGAATTTCGGGTGCTCCATCATCTTGAATGCTCGCTTGCCACTGCGGCGGCTGAAACGGGTTTGTTGCTGCCAGATATCACGGATCGTCGTGGTAAAGCGGCGCGGGATGGCAATGGTCTTGACCTGCTCGTCAAGAATGTCATTGGCCGCTACCATGAAGGCATCGTAGTAGGCCAGGCCGCTGGCAAAGGCGACTTCTTCGGCACGGGTAACCAGCGGGTACCACAGCATGGCGGCAAACATAAAGGCCGGGTTAACTCGCTTGCCATCGGCAATACGCTTGTCGGTAGCCGACAGGATATGCTCGATCATCTGCTCGGTCTGGCTGCTGTGATCTTCGGTGAAGTGCTCGGCCAGTAGCGGGAACAGTTGCTGGAACAAGTTGTATTCGCGCAGTAGCTTGTAGGTACCCAGGCCGTTGCCCGACTGCAGCAGCTTGAGGCTTTCCTCGAACAGGCGTGCGGCCGGGATATCCTGCAGCAGCGTTGATAGCGGCTTGATTGGGCCCGCAGTCGTTGGCTCGATGGTCATATCGAGTTTGGCGGCAAAGCGAACCGCGCGCAGCATCCGGACCGGATCTTCGCGGTAGCGGGTTTCAGGATCTCCGATCAGGCGAATAATCCGGTTGTCGAGATCTTCCACCCCGTTGACATAGTCGGCAACGGTAAAATCCTTGATGCTGTAGTACAGCGCATTGATGGTGAAGTCACGGCGTTCGGCGTCTTCTTCGATACTGCCATAGACATTGTCACGCAGCAGCATGCCTTCCTGGCTCTGGGCCGAGACATTCTTCTTGTCTTTGATGCTCGGCTTGGCATCAGAGTGGTGACCGCGGAACGTGGCCACTTCGATGACGTCTCTGCCGAACAGGATATGGGCCAGGCGGAAACGGCGGCCGATCAGGCGGCAGTTGCGAAACAGCTGCTTGATCTCTTCCGGCGTTGCATTGGTGGCAATGTCGAAGTCTTTTGGTTGTTTGTCCAACAGGAGATCGCGAACACCACCACCTACCAGATATGCGTCATATCCGGCTTTATTCAGGCGGTAAAGGACCTTCAGCGCATTCTCGCTGATATCTTTACGTGAAATACCGTGCTCTTGGCGCTGATAAACTTGCAAGGCGAGTTCCTCATGGTCGAGATCACTTGCGTCTCGATTCAGTACCTTACGGCAAAAGCTGGCGACTCGATTAAAGATAATACACCTCATTTATGTGGTTCGGATTCAACAAACAGCCGCATATCATATATCACGGCAGGCCATTTTAGAATCCTAGCGCTTGTTTCCCCCGCATTTTGGCGGCAATTTGCGGGCATTTCGGGGGCGACAGGCAATTAACAGTTAGCTGGACGACAATACTGCAGGCGCTTGGTTTCAGCCCGATGAAGGGGCTGAATGGGCCAGGGTAATCGCGGTGGTTGCCGGCAGGTTTGCCACTTGCCAGTGGGCTGTACCCCAGAGCAGAATATCGCGGACCGACGAGCTTACCAGATCGACCGGTGGCTGCATGCCAAGAAACCCCATGGCTGCGATAAGGGCCGGCCTTGGATTGGTTTTATCGATGGCCGGGGCATGGTTCTGCTTCGAGAGCTTGTTGCCGTTTTCGGTCACTGCCAGCGGCAGGTGCAGATAGCGGACTTCCGGCTGGCCAAG
Coding sequences within:
- the pcnB gene encoding polynucleotide adenylyltransferase PcnB; the encoded protein is MNRDASDLDHEELALQVYQRQEHGISRKDISENALKVLYRLNKAGYDAYLVGGGVRDLLLDKQPKDFDIATNATPEEIKQLFRNCRLIGRRFRLAHILFGRDVIEVATFRGHHSDAKPSIKDKKNVSAQSQEGMLLRDNVYGSIEEDAERRDFTINALYYSIKDFTVADYVNGVEDLDNRIIRLIGDPETRYREDPVRMLRAVRFAAKLDMTIEPTTAGPIKPLSTLLQDIPAARLFEESLKLLQSGNGLGTYKLLREYNLFQQLFPLLAEHFTEDHSSQTEQMIEHILSATDKRIADGKRVNPAFMFAAMLWYPLVTRAEEVAFASGLAYYDAFMVAANDILDEQVKTIAIPRRFTTTIRDIWQQQTRFSRRSGKRAFKMMEHPKFRAAFDFLEMRANFESEDIAELAQWWDKFQHGDRNQRSKMVQQINEGGSGAPRRRRRRPQQRRKKPQAKSS